The Sediminispirochaeta smaragdinae DSM 11293 genome has a segment encoding these proteins:
- a CDS encoding YraN family protein — protein sequence MNSVALGRKGEDHAVRFLLDNGYEILARNYRFGGGEVDIIAGKDDRIHFVEVKSWKVYGMENLEYALNAKKRARIIAASRGYLAKHASFDKDRISFDFLFLDASGIITHLTDVFSETGMV from the coding sequence GTGAATAGTGTCGCCCTGGGCCGGAAGGGGGAGGACCATGCGGTGCGGTTCCTTCTGGATAATGGGTATGAAATTCTTGCGAGGAACTACCGTTTCGGTGGTGGAGAGGTTGATATTATAGCCGGAAAGGATGATCGTATCCATTTCGTTGAGGTGAAAAGCTGGAAGGTATATGGTATGGAAAATCTGGAGTATGCGCTTAATGCGAAAAAACGAGCACGGATTATTGCAGCTTCCAGGGGATATCTTGCCAAACATGCAAGCTTTGATAAAGACCGGATTTCTTTCGATTTTTTATTTCTTGATGCTTCAGGAATAATAACACACCTGACGGATGTTTTTAGTGAAACGGGGATGGTATGA
- a CDS encoding PadR family transcriptional regulator yields MSLKYAILGLLDEEPCYGYEIKHRFEETMGDLWPISYGQLYPTLRRLTGDNLVTVQVVQGKKAVDKRVYSITEKGKALFNRWLFGEDKKIQTSIKDEFSLSLFFAERMKRDELVSAIRKLHKKTIKRLSLLRGSAKSQGLDSLHYKKFLVRKMELMMEAEEMWLRELLEDLT; encoded by the coding sequence ATGTCATTGAAGTACGCGATTTTGGGCCTTCTTGATGAAGAGCCCTGTTATGGTTATGAAATCAAGCATCGGTTTGAAGAAACAATGGGTGATCTCTGGCCCATTTCTTATGGACAGCTTTATCCCACGCTCCGCCGTTTGACTGGTGATAACCTTGTGACGGTGCAAGTTGTTCAGGGTAAGAAAGCGGTCGACAAACGCGTCTATTCGATAACCGAAAAAGGGAAGGCTCTCTTTAATCGCTGGCTTTTCGGTGAGGATAAAAAGATACAAACCTCCATCAAAGATGAATTTTCTCTTAGCCTCTTTTTTGCCGAACGAATGAAACGGGATGAGCTTGTCTCTGCCATTCGTAAGTTGCATAAAAAAACGATAAAGCGTCTTTCTTTGCTCCGTGGTTCTGCGAAGAGTCAGGGACTTGATTCGCTCCATTATAAGAAGTTTCTCGTCAGGAAAATGGAGTTGATGATGGAGGCCGAGGAGATGTGGCTTCGTGAGTTACTCGAGGATTTGACGTAA
- a CDS encoding HEAT repeat domain-containing protein — MKKSMAFWGLIVSAMVLFAPISLFSQQQEQDKSKAETGEEKEKTVEDIFLQSVELKIIGELAFSSDRDMKVEALDSLEEMINDGRVQEGDEEVHYILDSLSLEGTGAQYRENGRMVNNFPEIRRRACELLGKMGGIKSKDSLINILLNDEEPMVKAEAAYALGSIGYNENNQVTEALAFSILNDDIMTPDNNFAFASLLAFEKLLGSNDTLNDASVYRALVRISSGNYIRPVKQKAQEVIKKLQQL; from the coding sequence ATGAAGAAGAGTATGGCATTTTGGGGCTTAATCGTTTCGGCAATGGTTCTGTTTGCCCCGATAAGCCTCTTTTCCCAGCAGCAGGAGCAGGATAAGAGTAAAGCTGAGACTGGGGAGGAGAAAGAGAAAACGGTCGAGGATATCTTTCTGCAGAGTGTCGAACTGAAAATCATCGGCGAGCTTGCCTTCAGCTCCGACCGGGATATGAAGGTTGAGGCCTTGGACAGTCTCGAAGAGATGATCAACGACGGAAGGGTACAAGAGGGAGACGAAGAGGTTCACTACATACTTGATTCTCTCTCTCTTGAAGGGACAGGGGCTCAGTATCGGGAAAACGGCCGGATGGTTAACAATTTTCCGGAGATTCGACGCCGCGCTTGTGAACTGTTGGGGAAAATGGGTGGTATAAAATCAAAGGATTCTTTGATCAACATACTTCTCAATGATGAAGAGCCAATGGTCAAGGCGGAGGCTGCCTATGCTCTCGGTTCAATCGGTTATAACGAGAACAACCAGGTAACCGAAGCCCTTGCATTTTCCATCCTGAATGACGATATCATGACCCCGGATAATAACTTTGCCTTTGCTTCGCTGCTTGCGTTTGAAAAGCTCTTGGGCAGCAATGATACTTTGAACGACGCCTCTGTCTATCGAGCCTTGGTCCGCATCTCTTCTGGGAATTACATCAGACCAGTCAAACAAAAGGCACAGGAAGTCATTAAAAAGCTTCAGCAATTATAA
- a CDS encoding type 2 periplasmic-binding domain-containing protein yields the protein MIRMERPFHTLWLLAILTLVLLIVASCAGNKAVTEVQELPKASVVQEQPPVQEPPKAPAEATPTHGQAESEFVLSETAYKETKRDLSDLVQELNKIIAAKDYEKWLTYLTKEYRAYYSDPAVLRAQSEAPLLKKYSVVLRSLKDYFHYVVVGSRQNVRLDEIKALDENRVRAYMYVDNTPVIIYELQKVDNQWKIGIIE from the coding sequence ATGATACGTATGGAAAGGCCTTTTCATACATTGTGGCTGTTGGCCATACTGACGCTGGTGCTATTGATAGTCGCTTCCTGTGCTGGTAACAAAGCAGTAACCGAGGTACAGGAACTTCCCAAGGCTTCGGTCGTTCAGGAACAGCCTCCCGTACAGGAGCCGCCAAAGGCACCGGCTGAAGCGACACCGACACATGGCCAAGCAGAATCAGAATTTGTTCTCTCCGAGACGGCCTACAAGGAAACAAAGCGAGATTTATCCGATCTTGTTCAGGAATTGAATAAAATTATTGCAGCAAAAGACTATGAAAAGTGGCTGACGTATCTGACGAAGGAGTATAGAGCCTATTACAGTGATCCCGCCGTTCTACGCGCACAATCCGAAGCTCCCCTTCTTAAGAAGTATAGTGTTGTTTTACGCTCTTTAAAGGACTATTTTCATTATGTAGTCGTAGGGAGCAGGCAGAATGTACGACTTGATGAGATAAAGGCGCTGGATGAAAATCGTGTACGGGCTTATATGTACGTAGACAACACGCCGGTAATTATTTATGAACTGCAAAAGGTCGACAACCAATGGAAGATCGGCATCATCGAATAA
- the coaD gene encoding pantetheine-phosphate adenylyltransferase: protein MLKAMFPGTFDPPTNGHLNLITRAAAIFEKVYVVIAVNRGKSCFFSEQERFLMMQELLAPYGNVEVVLWDRLVVEFAAAHDVKVMLRGVRALADFGYEFELAMTNKGLAPDLEIMFMPTDPKYFVLRSSAIKEIADFGGDVSSMVPPLVVKALKERHQR, encoded by the coding sequence ATGTTGAAAGCAATGTTTCCAGGGACCTTCGATCCCCCTACAAACGGACATTTGAACCTCATCACCAGAGCGGCAGCGATTTTTGAAAAGGTCTATGTTGTTATAGCGGTGAATAGAGGAAAAAGCTGTTTTTTCAGTGAACAGGAGCGTTTTTTGATGATGCAGGAACTCCTGGCTCCCTATGGCAACGTCGAGGTGGTCCTCTGGGATCGGCTTGTTGTTGAATTTGCGGCCGCACACGATGTAAAGGTCATGCTCAGAGGCGTAAGAGCCCTCGCCGACTTCGGTTATGAATTTGAACTGGCCATGACCAACAAAGGGCTTGCCCCGGATCTTGAGATCATGTTTATGCCCACCGACCCGAAATACTTTGTCCTGCGATCATCCGCTATCAAGGAGATTGCCGATTTCGGTGGTGATGTTTCATCGATGGTTCCTCCTTTGGTCGTAAAGGCTTTAAAGGAGCGTCATCAGCGGTGA
- the rpmF gene encoding 50S ribosomal protein L32 — MAVPKYKTSKARSRSRRSANMKLKAPGLIECTTCGNMVLPHHVCPKCGHYRGKQVLELQDMA; from the coding sequence ATGGCAGTACCCAAATATAAGACTTCCAAAGCTCGATCCAGATCCCGGCGATCGGCTAACATGAAGCTGAAGGCCCCGGGGCTTATTGAGTGCACAACCTGCGGAAATATGGTACTTCCCCACCACGTTTGTCCCAAGTGCGGACATTATCGGGGTAAGCAAGTTCTTGAACTGCAGGATATGGCGTAA
- the acpP gene encoding acyl carrier protein — MDELFEKVKKLISEKLEVEPEKVTMEASFRQDLGADSLDTYELVYAIEEEMKITIPDEKANEFETVGDAVEFLRSQSK, encoded by the coding sequence ATGGACGAATTGTTTGAGAAAGTAAAAAAGCTTATTTCCGAAAAGCTTGAAGTGGAGCCCGAAAAGGTTACCATGGAGGCTTCTTTTCGACAGGATCTTGGTGCCGACAGCCTCGATACCTATGAGTTGGTTTATGCCATAGAGGAAGAGATGAAAATTACTATTCCCGATGAGAAGGCAAATGAGTTCGAAACTGTCGGCGATGCAGTGGAGTTCCTGCGAAGCCAGTCGAAGTAA
- the rnc gene encoding ribonuclease III yields the protein MQPLDAPPITAERKRELQLFEKHVGIRFRKLEFLNLAFSHRSFANEQGTNVDNNEKLEFLGDSVLGLVVSEYLFALLPDKAEGDLARVKSFVVSEDSLAEIARKIKVDNYILIGKGEEYSGGRNKKAILADCMEAIIGSFYLDSGFKAARSFVLKYLIPEINKVLENRHKKDYKTLLQEYVQKQFKSYPRYSLVKKTGPDHDRTFWIEVKIDGKVYGPGKGKNKKEAEQHAAGLAYRKLTGEEG from the coding sequence ATGCAGCCGCTCGATGCGCCTCCGATCACTGCGGAGCGTAAGAGGGAGTTGCAGCTATTTGAAAAACATGTTGGTATCAGGTTCAGGAAGCTCGAATTCCTGAACCTTGCTTTTTCCCATCGTTCTTTTGCAAACGAGCAGGGGACTAATGTCGATAACAACGAAAAACTCGAATTTCTTGGCGACAGTGTTTTAGGGCTGGTCGTCAGTGAATATCTTTTTGCACTTCTTCCCGATAAGGCTGAAGGTGATCTTGCACGGGTAAAGTCTTTTGTTGTAAGTGAAGACAGCCTGGCCGAAATCGCCCGTAAAATTAAGGTTGATAATTATATTCTGATTGGTAAAGGGGAAGAATATTCGGGAGGTCGTAACAAAAAAGCGATTCTCGCCGATTGTATGGAAGCTATCATCGGTTCTTTTTATCTTGATTCCGGTTTCAAGGCCGCACGTTCTTTTGTTTTGAAATACCTGATTCCTGAAATCAATAAGGTTCTTGAGAACCGTCACAAAAAGGACTATAAGACGCTTCTGCAGGAATATGTGCAAAAGCAGTTTAAAAGTTATCCTCGTTACTCACTGGTGAAAAAGACGGGACCGGATCATGATAGGACCTTCTGGATCGAAGTAAAGATCGATGGAAAGGTCTATGGTCCGGGAAAGGGAAAAAACAAGAAAGAGGCAGAGCAACATGCCGCCGGCTTGGCATATCGCAAGCTAACCGGCGAAGAAGGTTAG
- a CDS encoding CCA tRNA nucleotidyltransferase, translating into MIRKNFALPTNIRLFGEIFFQRGRECYLVGGAVRNMVAGWKPSDWDFATDAPPSEVISMFRRVIPTGIKHGTVTVLFKQEKYEVTTFRIDADYSDGRRPDAVTYTGDIYEDLSRRDFTINAMAINLNTGKLIDPHDGRADIKRKLIRAIGDPQIRFAEDGLRLLRACRFTAQLGFRLEEQTEKALSTCRFQLSNVSLERIRDEIVKMLDAEKPSIGFLVMEKSGILSDILPELSRCRGINQKGFHSFDVLDHSLYACDGAPADRLLIRLAALFHDTGKAVTLSTDEDGFPTFHRHEIESEKIAREVMQRLRFSNAQTDAVCHLVKHHMFHYTDDWSDAAVRRFISRVGREHISDLFALRLADQYGMTARTMEATNLTSFAKRIEAVLDKDMALTLRDLAVNGKDLMKVGIPAGPLLGTILDQLLEAVLDDPEMNKKERLLAIAKSLHQQID; encoded by the coding sequence ATGATTCGGAAAAACTTTGCTTTACCCACGAATATACGCTTATTTGGTGAGATCTTTTTTCAACGGGGTCGTGAATGCTATCTTGTCGGCGGTGCCGTTCGCAATATGGTTGCCGGCTGGAAACCCAGCGATTGGGATTTCGCCACCGATGCCCCTCCCTCAGAGGTAATTTCGATGTTTCGCCGTGTCATTCCCACCGGAATAAAACATGGGACGGTAACGGTTCTTTTCAAACAGGAAAAATACGAGGTAACCACCTTCAGAATCGATGCGGATTACAGCGACGGTAGGCGTCCTGATGCGGTGACCTATACCGGTGACATTTATGAAGATTTATCCCGACGGGATTTTACCATCAATGCGATGGCCATCAACCTGAATACCGGAAAACTTATCGATCCCCATGACGGCCGAGCCGATATCAAACGCAAGCTGATACGGGCCATAGGGGATCCCCAAATTCGTTTTGCCGAAGACGGTCTACGTCTTTTACGAGCCTGTCGATTTACCGCCCAACTTGGTTTTCGGCTTGAGGAGCAGACAGAAAAAGCGCTCAGCACCTGCCGCTTCCAGCTTTCCAACGTTTCACTGGAACGGATACGCGATGAGATTGTCAAAATGCTCGATGCTGAAAAACCTTCCATAGGGTTCCTGGTAATGGAAAAGAGCGGTATCTTGTCCGATATTCTACCGGAACTCTCACGCTGCCGCGGAATCAACCAAAAGGGATTTCATAGCTTCGATGTTCTCGATCACAGCCTCTACGCCTGTGACGGAGCTCCGGCCGATAGACTCCTCATTCGCCTTGCGGCACTTTTCCACGATACAGGCAAGGCTGTCACGCTATCGACCGATGAAGATGGCTTTCCAACCTTTCATCGTCATGAAATCGAATCGGAAAAGATTGCACGAGAGGTGATGCAGAGGCTTCGATTTTCCAACGCCCAAACCGATGCGGTGTGTCACCTCGTAAAGCATCACATGTTCCACTATACCGACGACTGGAGCGATGCCGCAGTACGCCGTTTCATCTCCCGGGTTGGAAGGGAGCATATCAGCGATCTCTTTGCTTTGCGACTGGCCGATCAGTACGGCATGACGGCACGAACAATGGAAGCGACCAATCTTACGTCCTTCGCTAAACGGATTGAAGCGGTTTTGGACAAGGATATGGCACTTACGCTCCGAGACCTTGCTGTCAATGGAAAAGATTTGATGAAAGTGGGAATTCCTGCGGGTCCACTGTTGGGAACCATTTTGGATCAGCTTCTGGAAGCCGTTCTCGATGACCCGGAAATGAACAAAAAAGAGAGGCTCCTCGCCATAGCAAAGAGCCTCCATCAACAAATTGATTAA
- a CDS encoding flagellin N-terminal helical domain-containing protein, with amino-acid sequence MIINHNMSAIFAQRQNKFNNLSVDKNMEKLSSGLRINRAGDDASGLAVSEKMRSQIRGLVQAERNAQNGISFIQSTEGYLQETQDILQRMRELAVQSSNGVYTDEDRMQIQVEISQLVDEVNRIASHAQFNGMNMLTGRFARETGENSVTASMWLHIGANMDQRERIFIGTMTAQGLGIQGLGAMAHAATFISMSTPDSANISISVIDSALRKVNKQRADLGAYQNRLEHATRGLAVGSENLQAAESRIRDTDMADEMVRYTKNQILVQSSTAMLAQANTKTQSVLQLLQ; translated from the coding sequence ATGATTATCAATCACAACATGAGCGCCATCTTCGCTCAGCGCCAGAACAAGTTCAACAACCTCAGCGTCGACAAAAACATGGAAAAGCTCTCTTCAGGGCTTCGTATAAACCGTGCCGGCGATGATGCATCGGGACTTGCCGTAAGCGAGAAAATGCGTAGCCAGATCAGAGGCCTGGTCCAGGCGGAACGGAATGCCCAGAACGGTATCTCTTTTATACAGAGCACAGAAGGGTATTTGCAGGAAACTCAGGACATTCTTCAGAGGATGAGAGAATTGGCTGTCCAGAGTTCCAACGGTGTATACACCGATGAAGACCGCATGCAGATTCAGGTCGAAATCAGCCAGCTGGTCGACGAAGTCAACAGAATCGCAAGTCATGCACAGTTCAATGGCATGAACATGCTTACCGGCCGTTTCGCCCGGGAAACCGGAGAAAATTCGGTAACCGCAAGCATGTGGCTCCACATCGGTGCCAACATGGATCAGCGGGAACGCATTTTCATCGGCACCATGACCGCCCAGGGACTTGGGATTCAGGGACTCGGAGCCATGGCTCACGCCGCGACCTTCATCTCCATGTCGACCCCCGACAGCGCCAACATTTCGATCTCCGTAATTGATTCGGCCCTTCGGAAGGTCAACAAGCAGCGTGCGGATCTCGGAGCCTATCAGAACCGTCTCGAGCATGCGACCAGAGGTCTGGCCGTAGGCTCAGAAAACCTGCAGGCGGCAGAAAGCAGAATCAGGGACACCGATATGGCCGATGAGATGGTTAGGTACACAAAGAACCAGATTCTCGTTCAGTCCTCAACTGCCATGCTTGCCCAGGCAAATACGAAAACCCAGTCGGTTCTCCAGCTGCTCCAGTAG